A single uncultured Acetobacterium sp. DNA region contains:
- a CDS encoding ABC transporter ATP-binding protein, which translates to MKTQYFMERINHQTLEEIIKAYPITADFLANYRLEDIPKDQLLHQALKEVEDEILEDFGLDQYDVIESLCVFLVSFTQAETAVNRVASITIKGGQNKLNEPENVELTIFTGDIISIVGPTGSGKSRLLNDIECLAQRDTPTNRLILVNGEEVDDINRFEMDGKLVAQLSQNMNFVMDLTVREFLEMHAKCRLTPNANEVVAKCFECANLLAGEHFSEATKVTQLSGGQSRALMIADTAYMSDSPIVLIDEIENAGIDRRRALFLLAKREKIIFISTHDPLLALSANKRIVIKNGGIAKIIETTAEEKQSLEAIETFDNTLLTLRNSLRCGELITAELLRE; encoded by the coding sequence ATGAAGACACAATATTTTATGGAACGCATCAATCATCAGACACTTGAAGAAATCATCAAAGCATATCCAATTACAGCAGACTTTCTGGCAAATTATCGTTTAGAAGATATCCCCAAAGATCAGCTGCTACACCAGGCATTAAAAGAAGTTGAAGATGAAATACTGGAAGATTTTGGTTTGGATCAATATGATGTGATTGAAAGTCTATGTGTCTTTCTGGTTTCTTTTACGCAGGCAGAAACTGCGGTTAATCGCGTTGCATCGATTACGATAAAGGGTGGACAGAACAAATTAAACGAGCCGGAAAATGTTGAGTTAACCATTTTTACGGGCGACATCATTAGTATTGTCGGGCCGACTGGTTCTGGAAAGAGCCGCTTGTTAAATGACATTGAGTGTCTGGCTCAGCGCGATACGCCCACTAATCGGCTGATTCTGGTGAATGGTGAAGAAGTGGATGACATCAATCGCTTTGAAATGGATGGAAAACTGGTTGCACAGCTTTCCCAGAATATGAATTTTGTCATGGATCTGACGGTTCGGGAATTTCTGGAAATGCATGCCAAATGCCGGCTGACACCAAATGCCAATGAGGTCGTGGCCAAATGCTTTGAATGTGCGAATCTCCTTGCCGGTGAGCATTTTTCGGAGGCGACCAAAGTCACGCAATTGAGCGGTGGCCAATCCCGCGCGCTGATGATCGCCGATACCGCTTATATGAGCGATTCACCCATCGTTCTGATTGATGAAATAGAAAACGCCGGAATCGATCGACGGCGGGCGCTATTTCTGCTGGCTAAGCGAGAAAAAATTATCTTTATCTCAACCCATGATCCCCTATTGGCGCTGAGTGCGAATAAGCGAATTGTTATCAAGAATGGTGGCATTGCTAAAATTATTGAAACCACCGCGGAAGAAAAACAGAGCCTGGAAGCCATTGAAACGTTTGACAACACCTTGCTGACACTGCGAAATTCCTTGCGCTGTGGTGAGTTGATAACCGCAGAATTACTGAGAGAATGA
- a CDS encoding DUF364 domain-containing protein: MWKIYDDLINGIPENRIVDELICGKKRSCIRSGNGSGIATPLKYETRMPMLTKNLIGMPLREVASCVKSWNFVEAAIGVAAINAYYNSPEVARTNGVEFSDKMRVEDRRYDPFIMSQNDVKGKKVAVVGHFPYIEKLLAPVCDFSIIEREPGDGDFPISSSEYILPVCDYVYITCASIVDKTLPRLLELSKNAKRITIVGPGTPLAPVLFNYGVNDLSGFIVKDSQRALRITAGAENVKMHIVGQKVAFKKA, encoded by the coding sequence ATGTGGAAAATATATGATGATCTGATCAATGGTATTCCGGAAAACCGGATCGTTGATGAGTTAATTTGTGGCAAGAAACGTTCCTGTATTCGCAGCGGAAACGGTTCGGGAATCGCAACACCGCTGAAATATGAAACCAGAATGCCGATGCTGACCAAAAATTTAATTGGCATGCCCTTACGGGAAGTTGCATCCTGTGTAAAATCGTGGAATTTTGTTGAGGCAGCGATTGGCGTTGCCGCCATTAATGCCTATTATAACAGCCCGGAGGTAGCCAGAACAAACGGCGTGGAGTTTTCTGATAAGATGCGGGTGGAAGATCGCCGCTATGATCCTTTCATTATGTCGCAAAATGATGTAAAGGGAAAGAAAGTAGCAGTTGTTGGACATTTTCCTTATATCGAAAAGTTGCTGGCACCAGTCTGTGATTTCTCGATCATCGAACGGGAACCGGGAGATGGCGATTTCCCCATTTCTTCGAGTGAATATATCTTACCCGTATGTGATTATGTATACATAACCTGTGCATCGATTGTCGATAAAACCCTGCCGCGGCTGCTGGAACTTTCGAAAAATGCCAAGAGAATTACCATTGTTGGTCCCGGAACACCCCTGGCACCGGTGCTTTTTAATTATGGGGTCAATGATTTGTCCGGCTTTATTGTCAAAGACAGTCAGCGGGCGTTGCGGATCACGGCCGGAGCCGAAAATGTAAAAATGCATATTGTCGGTCAAAAGGTTGCATTCAAAAAAGCGTAG
- a CDS encoding nucleoside-triphosphatase: MHLFLTGEIQVGKTTVVARTLALLNSRYGGFKTYFGPDRGSEDRCLYLNSAGEPDNYSTESRIVQFRKDARPLVLTEKFNSTGVELIRTARENADLIVMDECGNFEQTALDFQRELITTLDQNKPVLGVLKLASSGWTDLIRNHPKVKIITVASQNRDELPKIVAQHFLNRQLI, encoded by the coding sequence ATGCATCTATTTCTGACTGGTGAAATACAGGTTGGCAAAACCACGGTTGTGGCACGGACGTTAGCGCTTTTGAATAGTCGGTATGGTGGTTTTAAAACTTACTTTGGACCAGACCGGGGATCAGAGGATCGCTGTCTTTATCTGAATTCGGCGGGAGAACCCGATAATTATAGCACTGAAAGCAGGATCGTGCAGTTTAGAAAAGATGCCAGGCCCCTGGTTTTGACAGAAAAATTTAATTCAACCGGTGTTGAATTAATCAGAACAGCCAGAGAAAACGCCGATTTGATTGTCATGGACGAGTGTGGCAACTTTGAACAAACAGCCCTGGATTTTCAACGTGAACTCATCACTACACTAGATCAAAACAAACCGGTTTTGGGTGTTTTAAAACTTGCCAGCAGCGGTTGGACAGATTTAATCAGAAATCATCCAAAGGTAAAAATTATTACTGTTGCAAGTCAAAACCGGGACGAGCTCCCTAAAATAGTGGCACAACATTTTTTAAATCGACAACTGATTTAG
- the larE gene encoding ATP-dependent sacrificial sulfur transferase LarE, which produces MNSNTTLSPILSEKLATLKHNICRFPKVSIAFSGGVDSTLLLQVAVEVLGQNVLPITVNGAMLPRSEFAEAQALAKAIGATPLVLEADVFTLENFVKNPADRCYHCKKFIFTQIKNAAMDNGYDVILDGSNLDDMKDYRPGIKALGELGVFSPLKESGLTKQDIRDISAYYGLPTATKPAMACLATRIPTNTAITPAALAAIEAGEDYLKSLGLSQYRLRLLGDTAKIECAPKDFNAVIKNRLTLIETLKNLGIKTITLDLAGYGCGNMNG; this is translated from the coding sequence ATGAATTCAAATACCACCCTATCCCCCATTCTTTCTGAAAAATTGGCGACACTAAAACACAATATCTGTCGTTTTCCCAAGGTCAGCATTGCTTTTTCCGGCGGCGTCGACAGTACCTTGTTACTTCAAGTTGCCGTTGAAGTGCTAGGTCAAAATGTCTTGCCGATTACGGTCAATGGCGCCATGCTACCGCGATCGGAGTTTGCAGAAGCCCAGGCTTTAGCCAAAGCGATCGGTGCCACACCGCTTGTTTTGGAAGCTGACGTCTTTACGCTGGAAAATTTTGTTAAAAACCCGGCTGATCGTTGTTATCATTGCAAAAAATTCATCTTTACCCAGATAAAAAACGCTGCCATGGATAATGGCTATGACGTGATCCTTGATGGATCCAATCTGGATGATATGAAAGATTATCGACCTGGTATCAAAGCCCTCGGTGAGCTGGGGGTCTTCAGCCCCTTAAAAGAATCCGGTCTCACCAAACAGGATATCCGGGATATCTCCGCTTATTATGGACTGCCCACGGCCACCAAACCAGCGATGGCCTGTCTGGCTACTCGTATTCCTACTAACACTGCTATTACGCCAGCAGCTCTAGCCGCCATTGAAGCCGGCGAAGACTATCTTAAATCTCTAGGGTTAAGCCAATATCGCCTGCGTTTATTGGGTGACACAGCCAAAATAGAATGTGCACCCAAAGATTTCAATGCTGTTATTAAAAACCGATTAACCCTTATCGAAACTTTAAAAAATCTGGGCATCAAAACTATTACTCTCGATTTAGCCGGCTACGGCTGCGGCAATATGAATGGCTAG
- a CDS encoding GH25 family lysozyme → MTKRKAISLGVGIGVLIIIVLIIYGVTNTFNQEKREDHLVKGVDLSAYQGEIDWELLADQNIDFAFIKATEGKDYVDEQFKTNWEKNQKTELKVGAYHFLSYETTGKEQAANYIKNVTVTDKNLPPVVDLELYGIYEANPLPKEQVKVILDEFLKEMESSYGVKPIIYTTQRIFNMYIGTDYKDYKIWIVDLDNSWPDTLPNGEKFTFWQYSHRGMMDGYDGDETFIDMNLYKGTYAEFLDEFFKK, encoded by the coding sequence ATGACTAAAAGAAAAGCCATCTCATTAGGTGTCGGAATTGGGGTTTTAATCATCATCGTTTTGATCATTTATGGGGTCACCAATACATTTAATCAAGAAAAAAGAGAAGATCATCTCGTCAAAGGGGTGGATTTATCCGCCTATCAGGGTGAAATCGACTGGGAACTGCTGGCCGATCAAAATATTGATTTTGCTTTTATAAAGGCAACCGAAGGTAAAGATTATGTGGACGAGCAGTTTAAAACAAACTGGGAAAAAAATCAGAAAACAGAACTGAAGGTTGGTGCCTATCATTTTCTAAGCTATGAAACGACCGGAAAAGAACAAGCTGCGAATTATATTAAAAATGTAACCGTGACAGATAAGAACTTACCGCCAGTGGTGGATTTGGAATTATACGGTATTTATGAGGCAAATCCATTACCAAAGGAACAGGTTAAGGTCATTCTTGACGAATTTCTCAAAGAGATGGAATCCAGCTATGGAGTCAAGCCGATTATTTATACCACCCAACGTATTTTTAATATGTATATCGGAACAGATTATAAAGATTATAAGATCTGGATTGTTGATTTAGATAATTCGTGGCCGGATACCCTGCCAAATGGCGAGAAATTTACTTTCTGGCAATATAGTCATCGGGGCATGATGGACGGTTATGATGGAGATGAAACCTTCATTGATATGAACCTCTACAAGGGAACCTACGCTGAATTCTTGGATGAATTTTTTAAAAAATAA
- a CDS encoding desulfoferrodoxin family protein, protein MCKEPKFYVCKHCGNFVSMIHESGVKMICCGDPMTEVIPNTTDAAQEKHVPVIAVDGNNVTVDVGSVPHPMTPEHHIAWIYLETTEGRQRKCLPVDGAPHAEFALTPGDKVIAAYEYCNLHGLWKASL, encoded by the coding sequence ATGTGTAAAGAACCAAAATTTTATGTCTGTAAACATTGTGGAAATTTTGTCAGTATGATTCATGAATCCGGTGTTAAAATGATCTGCTGTGGCGACCCCATGACCGAAGTTATTCCAAACACGACTGACGCTGCTCAAGAAAAACATGTTCCCGTTATCGCAGTAGATGGTAATAATGTTACTGTTGATGTTGGAAGCGTCCCTCATCCAATGACACCTGAACATCATATTGCCTGGATCTATCTTGAAACAACTGAAGGTAGACAACGAAAATGTTTACCAGTGGATGGTGCCCCCCATGCGGAATTCGCATTGACACCTGGTGATAAAGTCATTGCTGCCTATGAATATTGTAACCTTCACGGTTTATGGAAAGCAAGTCTATAA
- a CDS encoding class I SAM-dependent methyltransferase, protein MNFNWNENTIKWYQAANDYSGFFKHVADLIAPKIAGHATLCDIGCGLGLVDLELSKNLQSITCIDINKEAIASLNRSIEARQITNIQPRLMNCDTINESWDVIFVSFFGSRDLEKFLPYCKKLFAIVDQKKECKPYLEKYRSFHRNTYDNVKQQLSQKAINYSCTEVTLEFGQPLVSLDDAKNFIKTNYAKVNDEDLNRFLSQQLIETNNTDYPYYIQKNKSLGIFEIEGALI, encoded by the coding sequence ATGAATTTCAATTGGAATGAAAATACGATCAAATGGTATCAGGCAGCTAACGACTATTCTGGGTTCTTTAAACATGTGGCGGATTTGATTGCGCCCAAAATAGCCGGGCATGCGACGCTTTGTGATATTGGTTGTGGTCTGGGTCTGGTGGATTTAGAGCTAAGTAAAAATTTGCAAAGCATCACCTGTATTGATATTAATAAAGAGGCCATTGCATCACTAAATAGGAGCATTGAAGCCAGGCAGATTACGAATATACAACCACGCTTAATGAATTGCGACACGATCAATGAAAGTTGGGATGTCATCTTTGTCAGTTTTTTTGGCAGTCGTGATTTAGAAAAGTTTTTGCCATATTGCAAGAAGCTTTTCGCAATCGTTGACCAGAAAAAAGAATGTAAGCCCTATCTGGAAAAATACCGATCATTTCACAGAAACACATATGATAATGTCAAACAACAATTGAGTCAAAAAGCGATCAATTATTCGTGTACGGAAGTTACTCTTGAATTTGGACAACCACTGGTTTCTTTAGATGATGCGAAAAACTTTATCAAAACAAATTATGCTAAAGTTAACGATGAAGATTTGAACCGATTTTTGTCTCAGCAACTGATTGAAACAAACAATACGGACTATCCGTACTATATCCAAAAGAATAAGTCGCTCGGAATATTTGAAATCGAAGGAGCTCTGATATAA
- a CDS encoding GTP-binding protein: MKLITVAGPPSSGKTSVILKLINCMEMPKGRIGVVKFDCLTSFDDISYKEADIPIQIGFSGKICPDHFFVSNIEDAVQWGMQSEFEILITESAGLCNRCSPYVKGILSICVIDNLSGVNTPRKIGPMLKFADVVVVTKGDIVSQAEREVFAFNIKQVNISAKIIFINGITGQGSFMLAKYIRQALDIQTLRDMKLRFTTPAAVCSYCTGETIIGEAYQMGMMKKMEFDKK, encoded by the coding sequence ATGAAATTAATAACTGTTGCTGGACCACCCTCTTCGGGAAAGACATCGGTTATTTTAAAACTTATTAACTGTATGGAAATGCCCAAGGGTCGCATCGGCGTTGTAAAATTCGATTGTCTCACTTCATTTGACGACATCAGTTATAAGGAAGCCGATATCCCGATCCAAATTGGGTTTTCCGGAAAAATATGTCCCGACCATTTTTTTGTCAGTAATATTGAAGACGCTGTTCAATGGGGAATGCAGTCTGAATTTGAGATACTGATCACAGAAAGCGCCGGTCTTTGCAACCGATGCTCGCCCTATGTAAAAGGGATACTATCGATCTGTGTCATCGACAATTTATCCGGCGTCAATACGCCGCGAAAAATTGGTCCGATGCTAAAATTTGCGGATGTTGTCGTTGTGACAAAGGGGGATATTGTCTCGCAGGCAGAGCGGGAGGTTTTTGCCTTTAATATCAAACAGGTGAACATCTCGGCAAAGATTATCTTTATTAATGGCATCACCGGACAGGGGTCGTTTATGCTGGCAAAATATATCCGTCAGGCGTTGGACATTCAGACTCTCCGGGATATGAAGTTGCGCTTTACCACGCCAGCAGCGGTTTGCTCCTATTGCACTGGTGAGACGATAATTGGTGAAGCATATCAAATGGGCATGATGAAGAAAATGGAGTTTGACAAAAAATGA
- a CDS encoding NUDIX hydrolase: MMEKQWLVWARELQSISQSGLTYCKNDYDLERYREIEKLSREIIEKHTELSHEVIKEYYQREVGYLTPKVDVRGGVIVENKILLVREKIDGCWALPGGWADVNRTPQENVIKEAFEEAGVLVKPTRLVALLDRSKWVQDTCPYTIYKILMLCDLLEGDFKSNAETTESGFFSMDKLPPLSLGRTTEDQLALFFKAYQNPGYHPVYD, encoded by the coding sequence ATGATGGAAAAACAATGGCTTGTATGGGCGAGAGAATTACAATCAATCTCTCAGTCGGGGTTAACCTACTGCAAAAATGATTATGATTTGGAACGCTACCGGGAAATAGAAAAATTATCTAGAGAAATTATTGAAAAACATACAGAGCTTTCTCATGAGGTGATCAAAGAATATTATCAGCGTGAGGTCGGCTATCTAACCCCAAAGGTGGATGTCCGGGGTGGGGTGATCGTTGAAAATAAGATCTTGTTGGTACGTGAAAAAATCGATGGCTGTTGGGCTTTGCCTGGTGGTTGGGCGGATGTGAACCGGACTCCCCAGGAAAATGTAATCAAAGAAGCTTTTGAAGAAGCCGGTGTACTGGTTAAGCCCACCCGACTGGTTGCACTTTTAGATCGTAGTAAATGGGTACAGGATACCTGTCCCTATACTATTTATAAGATCCTCATGCTATGTGATCTTCTGGAAGGTGATTTTAAGAGCAATGCCGAAACAACGGAAAGTGGTTTTTTCTCAATGGATAAACTGCCACCCCTTTCGCTGGGTCGTACGACAGAAGATCAATTAGCGCTCTTTTTTAAAGCATATCAGAATCCGGGTTATCATCCGGTGTATGATTAA
- a CDS encoding ABC transporter ATP-binding protein: MSNTELIKRFIPYYKKYKWILLLDLFCATLTTVCDLVLPLIVRFITNTAINDLTSLTVETILKLGLIYLILRLIDGVANYFMADVGHVMGARIETDMRRDLFSHLQKLSFSFYSDTKIGQLMSRITTDLFDVTEFAHHCPEEFFIAGLKIGVSFAILSSINIWLTLIIFAALPIMLLTTTYFRRRMRTAFKRARVQTGEINAQVEDNLLGIRVVKSFANENIEEIKFAKGNSKFLEIKKQTYHYMAGFQTTTRLFDGLMYLLVVVFGGIFMINETINPGDYIAYLMYVTTLLASIRRIVEFAEQFQRGMTGFERFIEILDEPTEFENRDNEVELTNVVGDITFEDVSFQYNDGGAEVLSHIDIQVKAGENIAIVGPSGSGKTTLCHLIPRFYTVTSGRILIDGQDIQGLTLHSLRSQVGVVQQDVYLFAGTIYENIVYGRSAAEMDSVIQAAKHAGAHEFIEKLPNGYDTYIGERGIKLSGGQKQRISIARVFLKNPPILILDEATSSLDNESERIVQQSLKELTHGRTTFTIAHRLTTIKNADSILVLTEDGIVEKGSHEELIREEGVYYDLYQMYQELDELNEEF; encoded by the coding sequence ATTAGTAATACTGAATTAATCAAACGTTTTATCCCTTACTATAAAAAATATAAATGGATTCTGCTGTTAGACCTTTTTTGTGCCACATTGACCACGGTATGTGATCTGGTGTTACCGCTGATCGTCCGCTTTATTACCAATACGGCCATCAATGATCTGACCAGCCTGACCGTTGAAACCATTTTAAAATTGGGCTTAATTTATCTGATTCTACGTCTCATCGATGGGGTCGCCAACTATTTTATGGCCGATGTTGGTCATGTGATGGGTGCCCGGATCGAAACGGATATGCGGCGGGATCTCTTTTCACATCTCCAGAAGCTATCGTTCTCTTTTTACAGCGACACCAAAATCGGTCAGCTGATGTCCCGAATTACCACCGATCTTTTTGATGTCACCGAGTTTGCCCATCATTGTCCGGAAGAGTTTTTTATAGCCGGGTTGAAAATCGGCGTTTCCTTTGCGATTTTGAGTAGCATCAACATCTGGCTGACCTTGATTATTTTTGCGGCGCTGCCGATTATGCTGTTAACTACTACCTATTTCAGACGTCGCATGCGAACCGCATTTAAACGAGCCCGAGTGCAAACAGGTGAAATCAATGCCCAGGTGGAAGATAATCTGCTGGGTATCCGGGTGGTAAAGTCCTTTGCCAATGAGAACATTGAAGAAATCAAGTTTGCTAAAGGCAATAGCAAGTTTTTAGAAATTAAAAAACAGACCTATCATTATATGGCCGGTTTTCAAACAACCACCCGACTTTTTGATGGCCTGATGTATCTATTGGTAGTGGTCTTTGGTGGGATCTTTATGATTAATGAGACCATTAATCCCGGGGATTATATTGCCTATCTGATGTATGTGACCACCTTGCTCGCCTCCATCCGCCGGATTGTCGAATTTGCCGAGCAGTTCCAGCGGGGTATGACCGGTTTTGAGCGGTTCATTGAAATTCTGGACGAACCCACCGAGTTTGAAAATCGGGATAATGAGGTGGAACTGACCAATGTGGTGGGCGACATCACCTTTGAAGATGTCAGCTTTCAGTATAATGATGGCGGTGCGGAAGTCCTTTCCCATATCGATATTCAAGTGAAAGCCGGAGAGAACATCGCTATTGTGGGGCCCTCCGGCAGTGGCAAAACGACCCTATGTCATTTGATTCCGCGGTTTTATACAGTGACTTCTGGCCGAATTCTGATTGATGGCCAGGACATTCAGGGTTTAACGCTCCACTCCCTGCGATCCCAGGTGGGAGTCGTTCAACAGGATGTCTATCTTTTCGCCGGAACGATTTATGAGAACATTGTCTATGGCCGATCCGCTGCGGAGATGGATAGTGTCATCCAGGCGGCCAAACATGCCGGGGCGCATGAGTTTATTGAAAAACTCCCCAATGGTTACGATACCTATATTGGTGAACGGGGTATCAAGCTATCCGGCGGGCAGAAGCAACGGATCAGTATTGCCCGGGTCTTTTTAAAAAATCCGCCGATTCTGATTTTGGACGAGGCCACCTCATCACTGGATAACGAAAGTGAGCGGATCGTTCAGCAGTCTTTAAAAGAGCTGACCCATGGCCGTACCACCTTTACGATTGCTCATCGGCTCACAACTATTAAAAATGCGGATTCCATTTTAGTCCTCACCGAGGATGGTATTGTCGAAAAAGGCTCTCATGAGGAGCTGATCCGGGAAGAAGGAGTCTATTATGACTTATACCAGATGTATCAGGAACTGGATGAACTAAATGAAGAATTTTAA